In a genomic window of [Empedobacter] haloabium:
- a CDS encoding DUF4214 domain-containing protein: MSSTFDFSSRVISAPDPDSTPSSTVYQTVDGHTLQLTGDRGGWAVMQEGVYAGGDVAVLHGAALFKGISDFASSLRLSLEPGTVFDLTSLNLWDQNARAGVQFRLTTSTGHSMDTAPTDAQGAVSFLDRGTLLQGVSWVEISMTDARETFSPALDDIVLSNISFVPRFSAFDFTLAARQNGAAVDLASLLRVTDSDSGQTLTWTQVSGPAHGTLILSNATATIRDGDGDIEPGGTLTYQSAAGYAGMDSFTIRVSDGIASKMQTVTVKVAPDRPGAPQLDPADDTGAPGDNVTAADAMTFSGTSGAGDSSSSVRVFVDTDGDGAFDAGEANGTATVADGSWRVEHLDTSRLASGTYDVRAIVTSASGNVSSAASESLSIRIDHTPPALTAGAIALSADSGSSASDGITNRAAQTITAQLSAPLAAGDKLLGSVDGGRSWTDLTDKVAGTTLTWTGATLVDGGGIALRVDDETGNQGVTAIRAYTLDTLAPSQGMASIALAADTGASATDLVTNVAAQIISGTLSASTGAGDIVEVSLDDGAHWSQAQNTSGSSAWTLAGQTLPASGTLQVRVSDTAGNHGPATALAYVVDTGAPSAALPVGAELVAPTGAMFAFTVTYGDAATGIDAATFGTGNVTVRDPQGNLLAVTGFAVSGNVATYTVQAPGGSWDTGDAGAYAIGIGAQRVRDVAGNPVDAATATLDVTFSTAPKVSALALGADTGISATDFVTKERTQTIEATLRHALAAGDKVWGSLDNGATWTDITGSVDGTAVRWQGVTLADAGTIVVKATDNAGQDSQGASHAFQLIATAPTVAAADIAFAADSGASANDFVTRTATQNMGGTLDGVLAAGQFVEVSLDGGAHWVNATGGASTWTLHDQTLAGSGTVQVRIGDVAGNHGAVLEQRYTIDAEAPLAARPVRADVLDPRGAFTFAVAYADAGGAGLDPATFGTGNVTVRGAHGALAVSGYSVAGGTVTYTVDAPAGGWTAASLGDYTIGITGTVRDLAGNAVAADANALTFHVGVRPTATITVADSALAAGETTTVTIAFDQAGVRGLDLADLTVARGTLSGLTSAGDGRTWTATLTPAAGTWADGNTVTLDLGGVMSADGTIVAGSVRSNAYAVQTGTPPQTATNATMDGMPVLALTGTDPATGLAVRTITVQPVPAGRAAGDLADIVLDAAAGSQKASLSVGLPVGAALQLGGPTALLTHEQALLDLAHRLGTPAADAGKAFLAGLGAGLPVQTATLVPIASSAALPLTIGATGNAASAIVLDARQLAAGATVMLDNVDFAAVVGQVTLRGGAGDNYVVGDDARQNLYLGAGDDVLLGGGGDDVIGSAGGNDTLDGGSGNDVVIGGVGDDRLAGGSGDDVLQGGRSERGAWTFTLDGKGSLTARHETATFAPGQQESVALAELNKAAAGLDFLQASATTLVDIALLYRAAFGRAPDLAGLNFHLERGGDMAAIARGFTASAEWRELGLERLDNAAFVRQMYEQVLGRKGDPEGLAFWAAQLEGATGKFVTRAEVLAGFALSDEARALHKGGLAIAATSVTLEDGWLTGSGNDRLAGGAGNDTLVGGDGMDTAVFEGKRADARVTLGADGLVHVVTATGTDTLRSIELGEFADGTVDLRFTQASVDKLATVGLLYQAVLDRAGDAAGFAFWAAQDVPVARLAVGFAGSTEFQARYGDMDDAGFVRALYANSGLATNAAGGSAAWVDYLQTHSRAELVGAWVGQDAVHDAQFATGGLWLV, encoded by the coding sequence ATGTCCAGCACCTTCGATTTCTCCAGCCGCGTCATCAGCGCCCCAGACCCCGACAGCACGCCGTCGTCCACGGTGTACCAGACCGTCGACGGCCACACGCTGCAGCTGACGGGCGACCGTGGCGGCTGGGCGGTGATGCAGGAGGGCGTCTACGCGGGCGGCGACGTCGCGGTACTGCACGGCGCCGCGTTGTTCAAGGGAATCAGCGACTTTGCCAGTTCGCTGCGCCTGTCGCTCGAGCCCGGCACGGTGTTCGACCTGACCTCCCTCAACCTGTGGGACCAGAATGCCAGGGCGGGCGTCCAGTTCCGGCTGACGACCAGCACGGGACACAGCATGGACACCGCGCCGACCGATGCGCAGGGCGCCGTGTCGTTCCTTGACCGCGGCACCTTGCTGCAAGGCGTGAGCTGGGTCGAGATCTCGATGACGGACGCGCGCGAAACGTTCAGCCCGGCCCTGGACGACATCGTGCTGTCCAATATCTCCTTCGTGCCCCGCTTCAGTGCCTTCGACTTCACGCTGGCTGCCCGGCAGAACGGTGCCGCCGTCGATCTCGCCAGCCTGCTGCGCGTCACGGACAGCGACAGCGGCCAGACGCTGACGTGGACACAGGTCAGCGGGCCCGCCCACGGCACGCTGATCCTGTCGAATGCGACGGCCACGATCCGCGACGGCGACGGCGACATCGAACCGGGCGGCACCCTGACCTACCAGAGCGCCGCCGGTTACGCGGGCATGGACAGCTTCACGATCCGCGTGTCGGACGGCATCGCCAGCAAGATGCAGACCGTCACCGTCAAGGTGGCGCCGGACCGGCCAGGCGCGCCGCAGCTGGACCCGGCCGACGACACCGGCGCGCCCGGCGACAACGTCACGGCGGCCGACGCCATGACGTTCTCCGGCACCAGCGGCGCGGGCGACAGCAGCAGCAGCGTGCGCGTGTTCGTCGATACGGACGGCGACGGCGCCTTCGATGCCGGCGAAGCCAACGGCACGGCCACTGTCGCCGACGGCAGCTGGCGGGTGGAACACCTCGACACCTCGCGCCTGGCCAGCGGAACCTACGACGTGCGCGCCATCGTCACCTCGGCCAGCGGCAATGTGTCGAGCGCGGCCAGCGAGTCGCTGTCGATCCGCATCGACCATACCCCACCGGCGCTCACGGCCGGCGCCATCGCGCTGTCGGCCGACAGCGGCAGCAGCGCCAGCGACGGCATCACCAACCGCGCGGCGCAGACCATCACGGCGCAGCTGTCGGCGCCCCTGGCGGCCGGCGACAAGCTGCTGGGCTCCGTCGACGGCGGTCGCAGCTGGACCGACCTGACGGACAAGGTCGCCGGCACGACGCTGACCTGGACCGGCGCGACGCTGGTCGACGGCGGCGGTATCGCGCTGCGCGTGGACGACGAGACCGGCAACCAGGGCGTGACCGCCATCCGCGCCTACACGCTCGACACGCTGGCGCCGAGCCAGGGCATGGCGAGCATCGCGCTGGCCGCCGACACCGGCGCCAGCGCCACCGATCTCGTCACGAACGTGGCGGCGCAGATCATCTCCGGCACGCTCAGCGCGAGCACGGGCGCCGGCGACATCGTCGAGGTCTCGCTCGACGACGGCGCGCACTGGAGCCAGGCCCAGAACACCAGTGGCAGCAGCGCATGGACATTGGCGGGGCAGACGCTGCCCGCCAGCGGCACGCTGCAGGTGCGCGTCAGCGATACCGCCGGCAACCACGGTCCCGCCACCGCGCTGGCCTACGTGGTCGACACCGGCGCGCCCAGCGCCGCGCTGCCCGTTGGCGCGGAGCTGGTGGCACCGACCGGCGCCATGTTCGCCTTCACCGTCACGTACGGCGATGCCGCCACCGGCATCGACGCGGCCACGTTCGGCACCGGCAACGTGACCGTGCGCGACCCGCAGGGCAACCTGCTGGCCGTTACCGGCTTCGCCGTCAGCGGCAACGTCGCCACCTACACGGTGCAGGCGCCGGGCGGCAGCTGGGATACCGGCGATGCGGGCGCCTACGCGATCGGCATCGGCGCGCAGCGCGTGCGCGACGTGGCGGGCAACCCCGTCGATGCCGCCACGGCTACCCTCGACGTTACCTTCAGCACGGCCCCCAAGGTGAGCGCGCTGGCGCTGGGTGCCGACACTGGCATCAGCGCGACCGATTTCGTCACGAAGGAGCGCACGCAGACCATCGAGGCCACGTTGCGCCATGCGCTGGCCGCCGGCGACAAGGTGTGGGGCTCGCTGGACAACGGCGCCACGTGGACCGACATCACGGGATCGGTGGACGGCACCGCCGTGCGCTGGCAGGGCGTCACGCTGGCCGATGCCGGCACCATCGTCGTCAAGGCCACCGACAACGCCGGCCAGGACAGCCAGGGCGCGAGCCACGCGTTCCAGCTGATCGCCACGGCACCGACCGTGGCCGCCGCGGACATCGCCTTCGCGGCCGACAGTGGCGCCAGCGCCAACGACTTCGTCACGCGCACGGCCACCCAGAACATGGGCGGCACGCTGGACGGCGTGCTGGCGGCCGGCCAGTTCGTCGAGGTGTCGCTGGACGGCGGTGCGCACTGGGTCAACGCCACGGGCGGCGCCAGTACCTGGACGCTGCACGACCAGACCCTGGCCGGCAGCGGCACCGTGCAGGTGCGCATCGGCGATGTCGCCGGTAACCATGGCGCCGTGCTGGAACAGCGCTATACCATCGATGCCGAAGCGCCGCTGGCCGCGCGTCCCGTGCGCGCCGATGTGCTCGATCCGCGCGGCGCCTTCACGTTCGCCGTCGCCTACGCCGATGCGGGCGGTGCGGGTCTCGATCCAGCGACGTTCGGCACCGGCAACGTGACGGTGCGCGGCGCGCACGGCGCGCTGGCGGTCTCGGGCTACTCGGTGGCCGGTGGCACGGTGACCTATACGGTGGACGCGCCCGCCGGCGGCTGGACCGCGGCGAGCCTGGGCGACTACACCATCGGCATTACCGGCACCGTGCGCGACCTGGCCGGCAACGCCGTCGCGGCCGACGCCAATGCGCTGACGTTCCACGTCGGCGTGCGCCCGACCGCCACGATCACGGTGGCCGACAGCGCGCTGGCGGCCGGCGAGACGACCACGGTGACGATCGCTTTTGACCAGGCGGGCGTGCGCGGCCTGGACCTGGCCGACCTCACGGTGGCGCGCGGCACGCTGTCCGGGCTGACCAGTGCGGGCGACGGCCGCACCTGGACCGCCACCTTGACGCCGGCCGCCGGCACCTGGGCGGACGGGAACACGGTCACGCTGGACCTGGGCGGCGTGATGAGCGCCGACGGCACGATCGTCGCGGGCAGCGTGCGCTCGAACGCCTATGCCGTGCAGACCGGCACGCCGCCGCAGACCGCGACGAATGCGACGATGGACGGCATGCCGGTGCTGGCGCTGACCGGCACCGATCCCGCCACGGGCCTGGCGGTACGCACGATCACCGTGCAGCCGGTGCCGGCGGGCCGCGCGGCCGGCGACCTGGCCGATATCGTGCTGGACGCGGCGGCGGGCAGCCAGAAAGCCAGCTTGAGTGTCGGCCTGCCGGTCGGCGCGGCCCTGCAACTGGGCGGCCCCACGGCGCTGCTCACGCACGAGCAGGCGCTGCTCGACCTGGCGCATCGGCTCGGCACGCCGGCGGCCGATGCCGGCAAGGCCTTCCTGGCCGGGCTGGGGGCCGGACTGCCGGTGCAGACGGCCACGCTGGTTCCGATCGCTTCCTCCGCCGCGCTGCCGCTGACGATCGGGGCCACTGGCAACGCCGCCAGCGCCATCGTGCTGGACGCGCGCCAGCTGGCGGCCGGCGCCACCGTCATGCTCGACAACGTGGACTTCGCCGCCGTCGTCGGCCAGGTCACCCTGCGCGGCGGCGCCGGCGACAACTACGTGGTCGGTGACGATGCCCGCCAGAACCTGTACCTCGGCGCGGGCGACGACGTGCTGCTGGGCGGCGGCGGCGACGACGTCATCGGCAGCGCCGGCGGTAACGATACGCTCGATGGCGGTAGCGGCAACGATGTCGTCATCGGCGGCGTTGGCGACGACCGCCTGGCAGGGGGCAGCGGCGACGACGTGCTGCAGGGCGGGCGCAGCGAGCGCGGTGCCTGGACCTTCACGCTCGATGGCAAGGGCAGCCTGACGGCGCGCCACGAGACGGCCACGTTCGCCCCCGGCCAGCAGGAGAGCGTGGCGTTGGCGGAGCTGAACAAGGCCGCCGCGGGACTGGACTTCCTGCAGGCCTCCGCCACGACGCTGGTCGATATCGCGCTGCTGTATCGGGCCGCGTTCGGCCGCGCCCCCGACCTGGCGGGCCTGAACTTCCACCTGGAGCGGGGCGGCGACATGGCGGCGATCGCGCGCGGCTTTACCGCGTCGGCCGAGTGGCGCGAGTTGGGGCTGGAGCGGCTGGACAACGCGGCGTTCGTGCGCCAGATGTACGAGCAGGTATTGGGCCGCAAGGGCGACCCCGAGGGCCTGGCCTTCTGGGCCGCGCAGCTGGAGGGCGCCACTGGCAAGTTCGTGACGCGCGCCGAAGTGCTGGCCGGCTTCGCGCTCAGCGACGAGGCGCGGGCGCTGCACAAGGGCGGTCTGGCGATCGCCGCGACCAGCGTCACGCTGGAAGACGGCTGGCTCACCGGCAGCGGCAACGACCGCCTGGCCGGTGGTGCCGGCAACGATACGCTGGTCGGCGGCGATGGCATGGACACGGCGGTGTTCGAAGGCAAGCGGGCCGACGCCAGGGTCACGCTGGGCGCCGACGGACTGGTCCACGTCGTCACCGCCACCGGTACGGACACGCTGCGCTCCATCGAGCTGGGCGAGTTCGCGGACGGCACCGTCGACTTGCGCTTCACCCAGGCCAGCGTCGACAAGCTGGCGACCGTCGGCCTGCTGTACCAAGCCGTGCTCGACCGCGCCGGCGACGCGGCCGGCTTCGCCTTCTGGGCGGCGCAGGACGTGCCGGTGGCCCGGCTGGCGGTGGGTTTCGCCGGCTCGACCGAGTTCCAGGCTCGCTATGGCGACATGGACGACGCTGGCTTTGTGCGTGCCTTGTACGCCAATTCCGGCCTCGCGACCAACGCGGCTGGCGGCAGCGCGGCGTGGGTCGACTACCTGCAGACGCACAGCCGTGCCGAGCTGGTAGGCGCTTGGGTAGGGCAAGACGCCGTGCACGATGCGCAGTTTGCAACAGGCGGTCTGTGGCTGGTATGA